Sequence from the Phragmites australis chromosome 6, lpPhrAust1.1, whole genome shotgun sequence genome:
CGCTGCTCTCCACGTCCGCGATGCACCGTCCCAGGTTGTCCAGGCGCATGAACGCCGCCTCCCGTTCTTGCTCCTCCGGGTCTACCGTGGCGTCGCGCTGGGGTTGCGCGGCGCAGTGGCCGTCGCCGTGCTGCTTCTTGGCTGATCGGCGCTTCGCGCGGGACATCCAGCGCATCAGGTCGGCCACCCACCAAATGCGCGGCATGGAGAAGGGCCTAGTGGTGACGGCGTGGTGGGTGGTTCCCGTTGTGGCGCACGGCGTGATGAACCTCGTGGGGGAGGGCATCCAGCACGGCGTGGTCTCGACCTCGACgcgcgcggtggcggcggcgatggagaGGCAGGACACGCCGGAGAAGACCGCCGCGGAGGCCGACGCCACGGCGGCGCCCGCGTCGACGATGGCGGTGGCGatggccgccgcgtccgccggcaGGTCGGCGGGTGGGGGAGGCGGCGCCTTGCCGGCCACCGCGCGCGCCGAGGACGCGATCCGCTGGAGGTTGCGCCCGGACCGGCGCAGCGCGCGCGCGGCCGACGCCAGCCGCGTGGGCTCCTCCCTGCGCAGCGCGGCGCGGGCCTCCGCCTGGAGCGCGGCGAGCGCGACCAGCGCGGCCCGGAAGCTGCCGTGCGCGTCGGCGAGTCGGAGGAAGTCGTCCAGCAGCCGCTCCGCGAACGGCGACCGCCCCAGCCGCCGAAGCGGATCCTGCGCCTGCGGGTGGTGCAGCAGCTCGGAGAGCGACACCAGCACCCGCCCCAGCTGCTCCGCACCCTCGGCCACCGACCCCGCCGTGGCGTCCGACACCAGGCGCCCCACCAGCGCACGCAGGTCGGCGACGTCGTCGTCGAGCTGGAGCACTAGCGGGTGGAACCGGCACGGCAGGCTCGCCGAGCGGGCGCGGTAGGCCGCGGACTTGTTGGCACTCGACCCGGCCCCCGCCAGGGACTTGGGCGCCGGGAACGAGATCGTGCGGCGGAACCCGACCACCATCGTAGCCAACTCTCACACCAGCGCCGTTACTCGAATCGATCGACTCAACTGTTGGGTAACCTATGCGCGGAGGGGCGCGGTTTTAAGGGGAACTTGAAGGGGGATGGAATGGAATGGAACGCTCCAGGAAGCCGTCAGCCGTGGGAGAGATGAGAGATCGAGCGCACGGCCACCCGTATATAAAAAGGTCAGGGAAGGAAGGACTAGAACGCTGAACCGGAATGGGTTCCGGACCGATTCTGTGACGCCGCCTCGCCAGTCACGCTCGGCACGCGGAGCGCAGCAGCGTAGGGCTGAAACCTTCCGCTTTCGGGGTGGGGGGGTCCCGGCTGCCAGTGGGGGAGTGGAGGTGGGTGCTGGTTGGTCTGTTG
This genomic interval carries:
- the LOC133921576 gene encoding uncharacterized protein LOC133921576, which gives rise to MVVGFRRTISFPAPKSLAGAGSSANKSAAYRARSASLPCRFHPLVLQLDDDVADLRALVGRLVSDATAGSVAEGAEQLGRVLVSLSELLHHPQAQDPLRRLGRSPFAERLLDDFLRLADAHGSFRAALVALAALQAEARAALRREEPTRLASAARALRRSGRNLQRIASSARAVAGKAPPPPPADLPADAAAIATAIVDAGAAVASASAAVFSGVSCLSIAAATARVEVETTPCWMPSPTRFITPCATTGTTHHAVTTRPFSMPRIWWVADLMRWMSRAKRRSAKKQHGDGHCAAQPQRDATVDPEEQEREAAFMRLDNLGRCIADVESSGEVVFRALVNTRVSLLNILSPAF